Part of the Paracoccus sp. MC1862 genome, GTCCCCTCGGCCTCGAAAGTCCGCGCCTTGTTGTCCAGGTCAAGTCGGGCACCATGATCGTCGATCAGCCGAGTCTACAGGCTCTCATCGGGAGCATTAGGACACCCAGGCAGATCATGGCCTGATCGTAAGCTGGGCCGTAAGCGCTGTTCTGCTCCCACCTTCTCTGGCCTGTTCTGATCTGGGATCGGGATGTCCTGTGATGGGCGGGAGGGAGTTTCTCCATGGCGGCTACACTGGAGGTTCTCCCGCTCGATGGCGGCGGTCGCCATCGGCGGACTTGGCCGGATGAGGTGAAAGCGTGGATCGTGGCGGAGACGCTGCGCCCGGGTGTGACGGTGAACGAGGTCGCGGCACGGCACGGGCTGCAGGCCAACCATCTGTCGTTGTGGCGCTCGCGCGCCCGGGCGGGGCAGCTGGTGCTGCCCGCGCCGGAGGGTTCGGTCGGGTTCGCGGCCATGATCGTGGCGCCCTCCGACGAAGGCCCGCGCTGTTCCGAAGCCGTCGGCCTGGAGATCAGGGTCGGCGCGGT contains:
- a CDS encoding transposase encodes the protein MAATLEVLPLDGGGRHRRTWPDEVKAWIVAETLRPGVTVNEVAARHGLQANHLSLWRSRARAGQLVLPAPEGSVGFAAMIVAPSDEGPRCSEAVGLEIRVGAVTIRLEAGVSAERLAALVRALTAPA